The following coding sequences lie in one candidate division KSB1 bacterium genomic window:
- a CDS encoding oligosaccharide flippase family protein — protein sequence MTDIKRQIIKNSLSIYIGKALSLGISFFVFISIANYLGDVNFGKLSTAITYISAFDFLANFGINQIIIRELAANRFKYEKVIASGLIIKLAVTFFAFGLSLFLLIFLNYTPEIVVAIIIISFNLFLSSKLSSTRTIFETVFQARLDMAFPMFFVVLDNILFAAAFYYSRSHFSLSMLQIAIIYTFTNLPGFLAIIYLFFREVKPELAGTWELTLKLFRESVPLAVYLFFSILSTKVDILMLSHLASESEVGIYSAAVRLVYPLMFFSTSFTLSLFPLLAKYYGQNEAKFNSIFFSGVKIVALLAIIISMPLTIKAENIFKTLYIKEYWSGIIPFQILIITLGFSFFNFYFIDLLIAIKQQKALTYLLGAILMINVLLNLLLIPKYSFLGSSMARLVCAVLLFIMLIRVLKHYLKISKILNINIILFTITFSFFQIIIRNLSLSLYFLVCTFLFVSLIFLFRVFKITEAKQLVYLITKEKIKF from the coding sequence ATGACAGATATCAAACGTCAAATAATTAAAAATTCGCTTTCGATCTACATTGGCAAAGCATTAAGTTTAGGTATTTCTTTTTTTGTTTTTATTTCGATTGCAAATTATTTAGGGGATGTAAACTTTGGAAAATTATCCACAGCCATTACCTATATCTCTGCTTTTGATTTTTTAGCAAATTTTGGTATTAATCAAATTATTATCCGCGAACTAGCGGCAAATCGGTTCAAGTATGAAAAAGTTATTGCCTCTGGGCTCATAATCAAGCTGGCAGTTACCTTTTTCGCTTTTGGACTCAGTCTTTTTCTTTTAATATTTCTAAATTATACACCCGAAATAGTAGTAGCGATTATCATTATATCCTTCAATCTATTTCTTTCTTCCAAACTTTCCTCAACCCGAACCATTTTTGAGACGGTGTTTCAAGCAAGGCTTGATATGGCTTTTCCTATGTTTTTTGTTGTCTTGGATAATATTCTTTTTGCAGCAGCGTTTTATTATTCAAGATCACATTTTTCTCTTTCAATGTTGCAGATAGCAATTATTTATACGTTCACGAATTTACCAGGTTTTTTAGCTATTATTTATCTTTTTTTTCGAGAGGTAAAGCCGGAATTAGCCGGAACTTGGGAATTAACTTTGAAGCTTTTTCGTGAGAGCGTTCCGCTTGCTGTATATTTGTTCTTTTCAATTCTTAGTACAAAAGTCGATATATTGATGTTGTCACACCTGGCCTCAGAATCCGAAGTCGGTATATATTCTGCAGCCGTTAGGCTTGTTTATCCTTTAATGTTTTTTTCTACTTCATTTACCCTGTCCTTGTTTCCTTTACTTGCTAAATATTATGGACAAAATGAGGCAAAATTTAATAGTATTTTCTTTTCAGGAGTTAAAATTGTCGCTCTGCTCGCAATAATAATCAGCATGCCTTTAACAATTAAAGCTGAAAATATTTTTAAAACTTTATATATAAAAGAGTATTGGTCAGGAATAATACCTTTTCAAATATTAATAATAACCTTGGGATTTAGCTTTTTTAATTTTTACTTTATTGATTTATTAATTGCAATAAAGCAACAAAAAGCATTGACTTACCTTTTAGGAGCAATCTTGATGATTAATGTTCTTTTAAATTTGCTCCTAATTCCAAAATATAGTTTTTTAGGATCCAGCATGGCTCGATTAGTTTGTGCCGTTTTGTTATTCATTATGTTAATTCGGGTGCTAAAACATTATTTAAAAATTTCTAAAATATTAAATATAAATATTATTTTATTTACAATTACTTTTAGCTTTTTTCAAATAATTATTCGAAACTTGAGCTTGTCTTTATATTTTCTGGTTTGTACTTTCTTGTTTGTTTCTTTAATCTTCCTGTTCCGCGTTTTTAAAATTACTGAGGCAAAGCAACTAGTTTATCTAATTACTAAGGAAAAGATAAAATTTTAG
- a CDS encoding DegT/DnrJ/EryC1/StrS family aminotransferase: protein MRVDFVDLKAQYKSIKEEIDSAISKVLESAAFAAGPFVKSFEEHFAEQQGVKYCVGVNSGTAALHAAMMVLDVKAGDEVIVPANTFFATPEAVSLAGATPVFVDCDPLFYNLDVDKIEAAISPRTKAIIAVHLYGQPARVDKIKQIAEKHGLFLIEDCAQAHLATLNGQPVGTFGVMGCFSFYPGKNLGAYGEGGAVVTDDEKIYQKLMMFRDHGMATKYKHEIIGHNYRMEGLQGAILDVKLKYLEQWTEIRRKNAELYRHYLKDIEEIELPTEMEGAKHVYHLYVIRTERRDELQKYLADNNIFTGIHYPIPCHLQNAYKNLGYKKGDFPITESYAERLLSLPMSEQLKEEQIAYVAETIKKFWKS, encoded by the coding sequence ATGCGAGTAGATTTTGTCGACCTTAAAGCACAGTACAAATCGATTAAAGAAGAAATTGACTCGGCAATCAGTAAAGTTTTGGAGAGTGCAGCTTTTGCTGCAGGACCTTTCGTTAAATCTTTTGAAGAACATTTTGCTGAGCAACAAGGCGTAAAATATTGCGTGGGAGTCAATTCAGGAACTGCGGCATTACATGCTGCAATGATGGTTCTTGACGTTAAAGCTGGTGATGAAGTCATCGTACCTGCCAATACATTTTTTGCTACTCCTGAAGCTGTTTCTCTTGCCGGAGCGACGCCGGTATTTGTCGATTGTGATCCTTTATTTTATAATTTAGATGTAGATAAAATCGAAGCTGCGATTTCACCCCGTACCAAAGCCATAATTGCTGTTCATCTTTATGGTCAACCAGCCAGAGTCGATAAAATAAAACAAATCGCAGAAAAACACGGCTTATTTTTAATTGAAGACTGTGCTCAGGCACATTTGGCAACTTTAAATGGGCAGCCCGTAGGGACTTTTGGCGTCATGGGATGTTTCAGCTTCTATCCGGGAAAAAACTTGGGCGCATATGGAGAGGGCGGAGCCGTTGTAACCGACGATGAAAAAATTTATCAAAAACTAATGATGTTTCGCGATCATGGAATGGCAACCAAGTATAAGCATGAGATTATCGGTCATAACTATCGAATGGAGGGACTACAGGGAGCGATCCTGGATGTAAAGCTTAAATACTTGGAGCAATGGACAGAAATTCGCCGAAAGAACGCCGAGCTTTATCGTCATTACCTAAAAGATATAGAGGAAATTGAATTGCCGACTGAAATGGAAGGGGCAAAACATGTGTACCATCTTTATGTGATCCGAACCGAAAGGCGTGATGAATTGCAAAAATATTTAGCTGATAATAATATCTTTACTGGAATTCATTATCCCATCCCCTGCCACCTGCAGAATGCCTACAAAAACTTGGGCTACAAAAAAGGCGACTTTCCGATTACAGAGAGCTATGCTGAAAGACTCCTTTCTCTACCCATGTCAGAACAGTTAAAGGAAGAGCAAATCGCGTATGTTGCAGAAACAATCAAAAAATTTTGGAAATCATGA
- a CDS encoding glycosyltransferase family 4 protein — translation MKSGRQKILMLLQSDFPPDIRVSKEIKALSKAGYTLFLLCNNNKNLPEKEKIDSAQVLRLPRLNFLPQKAAKLLRMPFFFNPLWIYLILKIIRKERIDVIHVHDLPLAPLAIGVGKLTSLSVVYDMHENYPAAMAIWAKRLSWLERQIKNTIIAQKLNRFAIKHAERIIVVVEEHRDKLIKEGVSPNKLAVVGNTVDVQEFLGLPIDTEIIDRFKSFFTILYIGSFAVDRGLETAILAMKYLKDKIPNVRLLLVGSGKNLEELQQLTKNENLEAWVEFIDWVPFKKVPSFVSAAKVCIIPQPSNSANDSTIPHKLFQYMLLEKPVLVSDAAPLKRIVEECKCGKVFRSDDPKHFSDMIQTLYESSESYGANGKRWVEKKYNWENTSKNLITLYSSIS, via the coding sequence ATGAAAAGTGGTCGCCAGAAAATATTGATGCTGCTTCAAAGCGATTTCCCGCCTGATATTCGCGTGTCAAAAGAGATCAAAGCCTTATCTAAGGCGGGGTATACACTTTTTTTGCTTTGCAACAATAATAAAAATTTGCCGGAAAAAGAAAAAATTGATAGTGCTCAAGTACTACGCTTACCCAGATTGAATTTTCTACCGCAAAAGGCGGCTAAACTATTGCGAATGCCGTTTTTTTTTAATCCATTATGGATCTATTTAATTTTAAAAATAATAAGAAAAGAGCGAATCGATGTCATCCATGTGCACGATCTGCCCCTCGCTCCTTTAGCAATAGGAGTCGGAAAATTAACTTCTCTTTCTGTTGTTTACGATATGCATGAAAACTATCCCGCTGCAATGGCGATTTGGGCCAAGAGGCTCTCTTGGCTTGAAAGACAAATTAAAAATACCATCATTGCACAAAAGCTGAATCGATTTGCGATAAAACATGCAGAAAGAATTATTGTGGTGGTGGAGGAACATAGGGACAAGCTCATTAAAGAGGGTGTTTCTCCAAATAAATTGGCGGTTGTGGGGAATACCGTAGATGTTCAGGAATTTCTTGGCCTTCCGATAGATACGGAAATCATTGATCGATTCAAATCTTTTTTTACCATTCTGTATATAGGTTCTTTTGCCGTCGACCGTGGATTAGAAACTGCCATCTTGGCAATGAAATACCTTAAGGACAAAATCCCTAACGTCCGACTATTATTAGTCGGCAGCGGAAAGAATCTTGAGGAGCTTCAACAATTAACTAAAAATGAAAATCTTGAAGCTTGGGTAGAGTTCATCGATTGGGTACCGTTTAAAAAGGTACCTTCCTTCGTTAGTGCTGCAAAAGTTTGTATTATTCCTCAACCTTCCAATTCTGCAAACGATTCGACCATACCCCATAAGTTGTTTCAATATATGCTGCTTGAAAAACCGGTTCTGGTCTCTGATGCCGCTCCTCTTAAACGGATTGTTGAAGAATGCAAATGCGGCAAAGTTTTTCGTTCCGATGATCCCAAACATTTTTCGGATATGATTCAAACCCTTTATGAATCTTCAGAATCTTACGGTGCTAATGGAAAGAGATGGGTAGAGAAAAAATATAATTGGGAAAATACTTCTAAAAATTTAATTACATTATATTCTTCGATATCCTAA
- a CDS encoding Gfo/Idh/MocA family oxidoreductase has protein sequence AGKHVFVEKPFTASSYEAEELIALARSRNRVIMVGHTFEYSPPVLKIKELIDNGALGKIYYISASRVNLGLHQKDVSVIWDLAPHDFSSIFFWLNEEPFRISAMGKAYVQKNIPDVAFINLEFPSGCIANVQVSWLSPSKLRRTTIVGSEKMLVYDDTENFEKVKIYDKGVNYKDPETFGEYQLSYRTGDVISPHLDTYEPLNKEMFHFIECCKKNLRPKTDGENGLRVVRALEAAEKSMRESGTIVELMRP, from the coding sequence GCGGGTAAGCATGTTTTTGTTGAAAAGCCGTTTACAGCCTCATCATACGAAGCCGAGGAATTGATCGCTCTGGCAAGATCCCGTAACCGTGTTATTATGGTTGGGCACACTTTTGAATACAGCCCTCCTGTATTGAAAATCAAAGAGCTTATTGACAATGGGGCACTGGGAAAGATCTATTACATCAGCGCTTCACGTGTAAATCTTGGATTGCATCAAAAAGATGTCAGTGTGATATGGGATCTTGCTCCTCATGACTTTTCATCTATTTTTTTCTGGCTTAATGAAGAACCTTTTCGCATTTCAGCAATGGGAAAGGCTTATGTGCAAAAGAATATTCCTGATGTTGCATTTATTAATTTAGAGTTTCCCTCCGGTTGCATAGCAAATGTACAAGTCAGTTGGCTGTCTCCAAGCAAGCTGCGTAGAACTACTATCGTCGGCAGCGAAAAAATGCTTGTTTACGATGATACCGAAAATTTTGAAAAGGTCAAAATTTACGATAAAGGAGTAAATTATAAGGATCCGGAGACTTTCGGTGAGTATCAGTTGAGTTATCGAACAGGTGATGTAATAAGTCCGCATTTGGATACCTATGAGCCTCTCAATAAAGAAATGTTCCATTTTATTGAGTGCTGCAAAAAGAACCTTCGACCAAAGACTGATGGAGAAAACGGATTACGCGTAGTCAGAGCGCTTGAAGCAGCTGAAAAATCAATGCGGGAAAGCGGAACCATTGTGGAGCTGATGAGACCATGA
- a CDS encoding glycosyltransferase family 2 protein: MNQSIDSSLPLVSIVIPMLNEAGAIERCINSILHQDYPLEKIEIIVVDGLSTDGSREQVQALASKNPNIRLLDNPKKRTPISLNIGARNAKGSVVIILGAHTKIKQDFVRLNIYYMNKLGVKCTGGTQINVGESFFQRAVGLAMGSFFGIPSAPYRFFPKARYVDTVVYAAYKKELFDEIGYFDEELHISEDAEFNWRIRKAGYEIYYTPEIVSYYYPRKTIGKLFKQFFNYGILRVNVIKKHKDAFKLIHIIPPLMLFTFILSLGLSAVMPNMLWPICILSGFYLFYLLGGALYTCASRRAWQYAFILPVIFFIMHISWALGFWVGIFKTYK, encoded by the coding sequence TTGAACCAATCTATTGATTCATCTTTGCCTCTGGTTTCGATCGTTATCCCCATGCTTAATGAGGCTGGGGCAATTGAGCGGTGTATCAATTCCATCCTCCATCAAGATTATCCGCTCGAAAAGATTGAGATTATCGTTGTCGACGGGTTATCTACGGACGGTTCAAGGGAGCAGGTACAAGCTCTTGCTTCAAAAAATCCTAATATTCGTTTGCTGGATAACCCGAAAAAGCGGACGCCTATATCTCTCAACATCGGCGCTCGAAATGCAAAGGGCAGTGTGGTCATCATCCTCGGCGCACACACGAAAATTAAGCAAGATTTCGTTCGCCTTAATATTTATTACATGAACAAGCTCGGCGTCAAGTGCACCGGCGGGACACAAATTAATGTGGGTGAAAGCTTTTTTCAACGTGCAGTCGGTTTGGCCATGGGCTCTTTTTTCGGCATCCCAAGCGCTCCTTATCGGTTTTTCCCCAAGGCGAGGTATGTCGATACAGTTGTTTATGCAGCCTATAAAAAAGAACTTTTTGATGAAATAGGTTATTTTGATGAAGAGCTGCACATTTCAGAAGATGCTGAATTTAATTGGCGAATTCGAAAAGCAGGTTACGAGATTTATTACACCCCTGAAATCGTTTCCTACTATTATCCACGCAAAACTATCGGTAAACTCTTTAAGCAATTTTTTAATTACGGCATTTTGCGGGTGAATGTAATTAAAAAACATAAAGATGCTTTTAAATTGATTCATATAATACCTCCCTTAATGCTCTTTACTTTTATTTTATCTTTAGGCCTTTCTGCTGTTATGCCCAACATGCTTTGGCCTATCTGCATATTGAGCGGTTTTTATTTGTTTTATTTGCTGGGCGGGGCTTTATATACATGCGCAAGCCGTCGAGCATGGCAATATGCGTTCATCTTGCCGGTTATTTTTTTTATTATGCACATTAGTTGGGCATTAGGATTTTGGGTGGGGATATTCAAAACGTACAAGTGA
- a CDS encoding undecaprenyl-phosphate glucose phosphotransferase — protein sequence MSKRNETFFLLSIDFIAINLAFFIFVHLRSSAKLFVEKDPLFLFQLAFILYLFWFILFVFNGLYQSWYTKSRLDELIAVFKSVSFGIFVIFLLTFEPQQDLTVKPTLGRMMILSYWFSMLVFVGGGRMALHTVQRKLLEAGYGQRNTLIIGWNPSAWALADKIKKYPALGYRVVGFVNPDKKKEEQGEYNGVPLLGNIKQLAELVEQYRVTETILSLGKTAPKKVIEVIDACEELPVHIKIEPDLYNIVLGQARTQQIYGFPLIEIHPELMPAWEKRAKRLIDILFSLIGIILLSPIMLLFAVLIKLDSPGPVFFKQKRVGKNGRIFVIYKFRSMIKDAERYTGPIWAGKADPRVTRVGRFMRKTRIDEFPQLFNVLLGDMSIVGPRPERPYFVDKLKRKYPLYMRRFKVKPGITGWAQVKGKYDTTLEEAKEKLDYDLYYIDNISLRLDFRIMFYTIFVMLRFKGQ from the coding sequence ATGTCAAAACGAAACGAAACTTTTTTTCTTCTTTCGATTGATTTTATTGCCATTAATTTAGCATTCTTTATATTTGTCCATTTGCGCAGCTCGGCGAAATTGTTCGTCGAAAAAGATCCTCTTTTCCTTTTTCAATTGGCCTTTATCCTTTACCTTTTCTGGTTCATTCTTTTCGTCTTTAACGGATTATATCAGTCCTGGTACACCAAATCTCGCTTGGATGAGCTGATTGCGGTTTTTAAAAGCGTCAGCTTCGGCATTTTTGTCATCTTTCTTCTCACTTTCGAGCCGCAGCAGGATCTTACGGTAAAGCCTACACTCGGCCGAATGATGATCCTCAGCTATTGGTTTTCAATGCTGGTTTTTGTCGGCGGCGGAAGGATGGCGCTGCATACGGTTCAGCGCAAATTGCTTGAAGCCGGTTACGGTCAGCGCAATACGCTCATCATCGGCTGGAACCCTTCGGCGTGGGCTTTAGCCGACAAGATCAAAAAATATCCCGCCTTGGGTTATCGGGTCGTCGGCTTTGTGAATCCCGATAAAAAAAAGGAAGAACAGGGCGAATACAACGGAGTGCCGCTGCTGGGCAACATCAAGCAGCTGGCCGAGCTGGTGGAGCAATATCGAGTAACGGAGACGATTCTCTCCTTGGGCAAGACGGCCCCCAAAAAGGTCATCGAGGTGATCGACGCCTGCGAAGAATTGCCCGTGCATATCAAGATCGAACCGGATTTGTACAATATCGTTCTCGGCCAGGCGCGGACCCAGCAGATCTACGGTTTTCCGCTCATCGAAATACACCCGGAGCTGATGCCGGCCTGGGAGAAAAGAGCCAAGCGGCTGATCGATATTCTCTTTAGCCTTATCGGCATTATTCTCCTTTCCCCGATCATGCTGCTGTTTGCCGTGCTCATCAAACTGGATTCTCCCGGACCGGTCTTTTTCAAACAAAAACGGGTGGGCAAAAACGGCAGAATCTTTGTCATTTACAAGTTCCGCTCCATGATCAAAGATGCGGAGCGCTATACCGGGCCGATTTGGGCGGGCAAAGCCGATCCGCGCGTCACGCGCGTCGGGCGATTCATGCGCAAGACGCGCATTGACGAGTTTCCGCAGCTGTTCAACGTACTTTTGGGTGATATGAGCATCGTCGGGCCGCGGCCGGAACGCCCCTATTTCGTCGATAAGCTCAAGCGCAAATATCCTCTTTACATGCGCCGGTTCAAGGTCAAGCCCGGCATTACCGGGTGGGCGCAGGTTAAGGGCAAATACGACACCACCCTTGAGGAGGCAAAAGAAAAGCTTGATTATGACCTCTACTATATCGATAATATCTCATTGCGGTTAGATTTCCGGATCATGTTTTATACGATTTTCGTCATGCTGCGGTTCAAGGGACAATAA
- the serS gene encoding serine--tRNA ligase has protein sequence MLDLKFIRENPEIVRKAIRDKRATVDLDAFLALDARRRELIGKVESARAEQNKVTQQISVMKKAGQDASAVIAEMGRLSDEIRVMNDELRRVEAELYELHIRIPNIPHESVPVGTEKDNVVVKQWGELPKLDFKPLPHWEIAEKLGLIDFARASRMSGSFFVSYRGLGAKLERALINFMIDLHVGKHGYTEVFPPFVVKREAMFGTGQLPKLEEDMYRCELDDLFLIPTAEVPVTNLHREEVLEGDELPIKYTAYTPCFRREAGAYGKDTRGLMRIHQFDKVEMVKFVKPETSWDELESLLRDAEEVLQLLELPYRVVTLATGDLSFSAAKCYDIEVYAAGLDRWLEVSSCSNFTDFQARRANIRFRREKGAKPEYVHTLNGSGIALPRTVIAILENYQTDEGRVIVPKVLRPYMGVDLIK, from the coding sequence ATGCTGGATCTCAAGTTTATTCGGGAAAACCCTGAAATCGTCCGTAAAGCCATTCGCGACAAACGGGCAACCGTCGATTTGGATGCATTTTTGGCGTTGGATGCGCGGCGCCGTGAATTGATCGGCAAAGTGGAATCGGCTCGGGCCGAGCAAAACAAAGTTACGCAGCAGATCAGCGTTATGAAAAAGGCCGGACAGGACGCCTCGGCGGTCATCGCCGAAATGGGGCGTCTCTCGGACGAGATTCGCGTCATGAATGACGAGCTGCGTCGCGTCGAGGCAGAGCTTTATGAACTGCATATCCGTATTCCGAATATTCCGCACGAATCGGTTCCGGTCGGCACGGAAAAGGACAATGTGGTGGTCAAGCAGTGGGGCGAGCTGCCGAAGCTCGATTTCAAGCCGCTGCCGCATTGGGAGATCGCCGAGAAACTGGGGCTCATCGATTTCGCGCGCGCCTCGCGCATGTCGGGCTCCTTTTTCGTCAGCTATCGCGGATTGGGCGCCAAACTGGAAAGGGCGCTCATCAATTTCATGATCGATCTGCACGTGGGAAAGCACGGCTATACTGAGGTGTTCCCGCCTTTTGTCGTCAAGCGCGAGGCCATGTTCGGCACCGGTCAGCTGCCCAAACTCGAAGAGGACATGTATCGCTGCGAGCTGGACGATCTGTTTCTCATTCCCACCGCTGAAGTTCCCGTCACCAATCTTCATCGCGAAGAGGTGTTGGAGGGTGATGAACTGCCGATCAAATACACTGCCTACACGCCCTGTTTTCGGCGCGAGGCCGGTGCCTACGGCAAAGACACGCGCGGACTCATGCGCATCCATCAGTTCGATAAGGTGGAAATGGTCAAGTTTGTCAAACCGGAGACTTCGTGGGACGAACTGGAGTCGCTGTTGCGGGATGCCGAGGAAGTGCTGCAGCTTCTCGAGCTGCCCTATCGCGTGGTGACCTTGGCTACCGGCGACCTCAGCTTCTCGGCAGCCAAATGCTACGATATCGAGGTCTATGCGGCCGGACTCGATCGGTGGCTGGAAGTCTCTTCGTGCAGCAATTTTACCGACTTTCAGGCCAGGCGAGCCAACATTCGTTTCCGCCGCGAAAAAGGCGCTAAACCTGAGTACGTCCACACCCTCAACGGCTCCGGCATTGCTCTGCCGCGCACGGTCATTGCCATTTTGGAAAACTATCAGACCGATGAAGGAAGAGTAATAGTCCCCAAAGTTCTGCGGCCGTATATGGGCGTCGACCTCATCAAGTGA
- a CDS encoding metallophosphatase family protein, translated as MNRIIRTIGIISDTHGAVPRAVYDLFKDVDEIIHAGDIDNPEVLEELRNIAPVTAVHGNMDAVSLKTSLPRSLDFEAYGFRFLVDHVDPVKTFDGRPTICIAGHTHQPIVDKSDQVLYINPGSAVRPKAGHKPSVAVLKLSSDGNAEAEILYFEKDE; from the coding sequence ATGAACCGCATCATTCGCACAATCGGTATCATTTCGGATACCCACGGCGCCGTGCCGAGAGCCGTCTATGATCTTTTCAAAGACGTCGATGAAATCATTCACGCCGGTGATATTGATAATCCGGAGGTCCTCGAAGAGCTGCGTAATATCGCGCCGGTAACCGCCGTGCACGGCAATATGGATGCCGTCTCGTTAAAAACTTCCCTGCCGCGCTCCCTCGACTTTGAAGCCTACGGTTTTCGTTTCCTCGTTGATCATGTCGATCCGGTAAAAACCTTCGACGGGCGGCCTACGATTTGTATTGCCGGACATACTCATCAGCCGATCGTTGACAAGAGCGATCAGGTTCTATATATTAATCCGGGCTCAGCCGTACGACCCAAGGCGGGACATAAGCCGAGCGTGGCGGTCTTGAAATTATCGAGCGACGGCAATGCCGAAGCAGAGATCCTCTATTTTGAAAAGGACGAATGA
- the pyrF gene encoding orotidine-5'-phosphate decarboxylase, with translation MTFLDKLTETVRRQQSLLCIGLDSELSKLPAHLRSVDEPLFAFNKAVIDATAEFAAAFKVNLAFYEAYGLEGWSALKKTFSYLPKHVIRIADAKRGDIGNTARLYAQALFEELDADAVTVNPYMGSDSVDPFLQREEKGVFVLCLTSNAGSADFQRFSDGSRQLYEKVALNVREWNVRGNCGLVVGATHPLELAHVRKLVPDLPLLIPGIGAQGGDVQASVAAVEETSGAPVLFNSSRAILYASSGADFAEAAAQAARQTRDLLNKFRKTNHF, from the coding sequence ATGACGTTTCTCGACAAATTGACCGAAACGGTCCGGAGACAGCAATCGCTGCTATGCATCGGATTGGATAGCGAATTGTCCAAGTTGCCCGCGCATTTGCGCAGCGTGGACGAACCGCTTTTTGCTTTTAACAAAGCCGTCATCGACGCTACGGCTGAATTTGCCGCTGCATTTAAGGTTAATCTTGCTTTTTACGAGGCCTACGGACTTGAAGGGTGGAGCGCGCTGAAGAAAACGTTCAGCTATCTCCCCAAGCATGTTATCCGCATTGCCGACGCGAAACGCGGCGACATCGGCAACACGGCGCGCCTCTATGCGCAAGCCCTGTTCGAGGAGCTTGATGCGGACGCCGTTACGGTCAATCCCTACATGGGAAGCGATTCGGTCGATCCGTTTCTGCAACGGGAAGAAAAGGGCGTATTTGTACTTTGTCTGACTTCAAATGCGGGCAGCGCCGACTTTCAACGTTTCAGCGACGGCAGTCGGCAGCTCTATGAAAAGGTAGCACTCAATGTTCGGGAGTGGAACGTGCGCGGAAACTGCGGGCTGGTGGTCGGAGCAACGCATCCGCTGGAATTGGCGCATGTGCGTAAATTGGTGCCGGACCTGCCGCTGCTGATTCCCGGCATCGGCGCCCAAGGAGGAGACGTGCAGGCATCTGTTGCAGCCGTGGAAGAGACGTCCGGAGCTCCGGTTCTTTTCAATTCCAGCCGGGCGATCCTTTACGCTTCGAGCGGCGCGGACTTTGCCGAAGCCGCCGCCCAAGCAGCTCGACAGACACGCGATCTTTTAAACAAATTCAGGAAAACAAATCATTTTTGA
- the pyrE gene encoding orotate phosphoribosyltransferase, producing the protein MRKERALEIFESTGALLTGHFLLSSGLHSPQYFQCAKVLQYPNYAELFCLEIVKNFKGEKIDCVISPAIGGIVVGQECARLLNCRAMFAERENGVMSLRRGFELKHDERVLVVEDVVTTGGSVQEILELVQGAGAEAVGVGFIVDRSNGKRLFDVPAFSVFRMDVVVYQPDNCPLCDEGIPIVKPGSRKQA; encoded by the coding sequence ATGCGGAAAGAAAGAGCCTTGGAAATTTTCGAAAGCACGGGTGCGCTGTTGACGGGTCATTTTTTGCTGAGCTCGGGGCTGCACAGTCCGCAATACTTTCAATGCGCCAAAGTTCTTCAGTATCCTAACTACGCCGAGTTGTTCTGTCTGGAGATCGTGAAGAATTTCAAAGGGGAAAAAATCGACTGCGTCATTTCTCCTGCGATCGGCGGAATCGTCGTCGGCCAGGAATGCGCCAGACTCTTGAACTGCCGCGCCATGTTTGCCGAACGGGAAAACGGCGTGATGAGCCTGCGGCGGGGCTTTGAGCTTAAACACGATGAGCGGGTGCTGGTGGTCGAGGACGTCGTTACTACCGGCGGATCCGTGCAGGAGATTCTAGAGCTTGTACAAGGCGCCGGCGCCGAGGCGGTCGGTGTGGGATTTATCGTCGACCGCAGCAACGGCAAGCGGCTGTTCGACGTGCCGGCATTTTCGGTCTTTCGCATGGACGTCGTCGTCTACCAGCCTGATAACTGTCCTTTGTGTGACGAGGGTATACCCATCGTCAAACCGGGGAGCAGAAAACAGGCATAG